The following proteins are co-located in the Hevea brasiliensis isolate MT/VB/25A 57/8 chromosome 11, ASM3005281v1, whole genome shotgun sequence genome:
- the LOC110643193 gene encoding RNA-binding KH domain-containing protein PEPPER isoform X1: protein MSSPPTDTINSVPPELNAEEPPQSEGAQHQQLQPQTQPKWPGWPGDNVFRLIVPVVKVGSIIGRKGKLVKKMCDETRARIRILEGPLGIPDRVVLISGKEEPEAALSPAMDAVLRVYKRVSGLSAGEADGMDSAVAGAAFCFIRLLVASSQAINLIGKQGSTIKSIQENTGAVVRVLAEEEVPSYATSDERIVEIHGEAVKVLKALEAVTGHLRKFLVDHSVIPIFEKTVAEKTPPSLHSAPAHQIGIGSDYSLSLKRDPSIYDRETHLDPKISQSGLSLYGQDSALGGLRSTGLGRATAPIVTQMTQTTQVPLSYAEDIIGVGGSNIAYIRSNSGAILTIQESRGLPDEITVEIKGTTSQVQMAQLLIQEFISTRKEPTPSVCGKMDSGFSSYSQVADTSYPSSSFASHLGGYGSSSLGGYGSPSGGGYSSYRF, encoded by the exons ATGTCTTCACCGCCCACAGATACTATCAATTCAGTCCCACCTGAACTCAATGCCGAGGAACCACCACAGTCAGAGGGAGCACAACACCAGCAATTACAACCACAAACACAACCAAAGTGGCCAGGATGGCCTGGAGACAACGTCTTCCGGCTTATTGTGCCAGTAGTGAAAGTAGGAAGTATCATTGGAAGGAAGGGAAAGCTGGTCAAGAAAATGTGTGATGAAACCCGCGCCCGCATTCGCATACTCGAAGGCCCCCTTGGCATCCCTGACCGCGTC gttttgataTCTGGAAAAGAAGAACCAGAAGCAGCACTATCTCCTGCAATGGATGCTGTTCTGAGAGTGTATAAGCGTGTTAGTGGTCTATCTGCTGGTGAGGCTGACGGTATGGATTCAGCTGTTGCTGGTGCTGCATTTTGCTTCATACGGCTATTGGTTGCTTCTTCACAGGCGATTAACTTAATCGGAAAACAGGGATCTACAATCAAATCGATACAGGAAAACACTGGTGCTGTTGTTCGTGTTTTAGCAGAAG AGGAAGTGCCTTCATATGCTACTTCAGATGAGAGAATAGTTGAGATACATGGTGAAGCTGTAAAGGTTTTAAAAGCATTAGAAGCAGTAACTGGACACCTGAGAAAGTTCTTGGTTGATCATAGTGTCATTCCTATATTTGAGAAAACTGT GGCTGAAAAAACTCCGCCCTCACTCCATTCAGCTCCTGCTCATCAGATTGGGATTGGTTCTGATTATTCCCTGTCCTTGAAGAGGGATCCTTCAATATATGATCGTGAAACCCATCTTGACCCAAAAATCTCACAATCTGGACTGTCACTTTATGGACAAGATTCTGCACTTGGTGGATTACGCTCAACAGGACTTGGTCGTGCCACTGCTCCTATAGTTACCCAG ATGACACAAACTACGCAAGTACCTCTTTCATATGCTGAGGACATCATTGGGGTTGGTGGATCAAATATCGCCTACATTCGTAGTAATAGTGGAGCGATTCTTACCATACAAGAGAGTAGAGGTTTACCTGATGAGATTACTGTGGAAATTAAGGGCACCACTTCTCAGGTTCAGATGGCTCAACTACTTATTCAG GAGTTCATTAGCACTCGGAAGGAACCAACACCAAGTGTGTGTGGGAAGATGGACTCGGGATTCAGTTCATATTCACAAGTAGCGGACACCAGCTACCCTTCATCTTCTTTTGCATCGCATCTAGGAGGGTATGGATCTTCAAGCTTAGGAGGGTATGGATCTCCCAGTGGGGGAGGTTATAGCAGCTACAGATTTTGA
- the LOC110643193 gene encoding RNA-binding KH domain-containing protein PEPPER isoform X2 produces MSSPPTDTINSVPPELNAEEPPQSEGAQHQQLQPQTQPKWPGWPGDNVFRLIVPVVKVGSIIGRKGKLVKKMCDETRARIRILEGPLGIPDRVVLISGKEEPEAALSPAMDAVLRVYKRVSGLSAGEADGMDSAVAGAAFCFIRLLVASSQAINLIGKQGSTIKSIQENTGAVVRVLAEEEVPSYATSDERIVEIHGEAVKVLKALEAVTGHLRKFLVDHSVIPIFEKTYNATIYLERSADSRAEKTPPSLHSAPAHQIGIGSDYSLSLKRDPSIYDRETHLDPKISQSGLSLYGQDSALGGLRSTGLGRATAPIVTQMTQTTQVPLSYAEDIIGVGGSNIAYIRSNSGAILTIQESRGLPDEITVEIKGTTSQVQMAQLLIQEFISTRKEPTPSVCGKMDSGFSSYSQVADTSYPSSSFASHLGGYGSSSLGGYGSPSGGGYSSYRF; encoded by the exons ATGTCTTCACCGCCCACAGATACTATCAATTCAGTCCCACCTGAACTCAATGCCGAGGAACCACCACAGTCAGAGGGAGCACAACACCAGCAATTACAACCACAAACACAACCAAAGTGGCCAGGATGGCCTGGAGACAACGTCTTCCGGCTTATTGTGCCAGTAGTGAAAGTAGGAAGTATCATTGGAAGGAAGGGAAAGCTGGTCAAGAAAATGTGTGATGAAACCCGCGCCCGCATTCGCATACTCGAAGGCCCCCTTGGCATCCCTGACCGCGTC gttttgataTCTGGAAAAGAAGAACCAGAAGCAGCACTATCTCCTGCAATGGATGCTGTTCTGAGAGTGTATAAGCGTGTTAGTGGTCTATCTGCTGGTGAGGCTGACGGTATGGATTCAGCTGTTGCTGGTGCTGCATTTTGCTTCATACGGCTATTGGTTGCTTCTTCACAGGCGATTAACTTAATCGGAAAACAGGGATCTACAATCAAATCGATACAGGAAAACACTGGTGCTGTTGTTCGTGTTTTAGCAGAAG AGGAAGTGCCTTCATATGCTACTTCAGATGAGAGAATAGTTGAGATACATGGTGAAGCTGTAAAGGTTTTAAAAGCATTAGAAGCAGTAACTGGACACCTGAGAAAGTTCTTGGTTGATCATAGTGTCATTCCTATATTTGAGAAAACT TACAATGCAACAATTTACCTGGAACGCTCTGCTGATTCCAGGGCTGAAAAAACTCCGCCCTCACTCCATTCAGCTCCTGCTCATCAGATTGGGATTGGTTCTGATTATTCCCTGTCCTTGAAGAGGGATCCTTCAATATATGATCGTGAAACCCATCTTGACCCAAAAATCTCACAATCTGGACTGTCACTTTATGGACAAGATTCTGCACTTGGTGGATTACGCTCAACAGGACTTGGTCGTGCCACTGCTCCTATAGTTACCCAG ATGACACAAACTACGCAAGTACCTCTTTCATATGCTGAGGACATCATTGGGGTTGGTGGATCAAATATCGCCTACATTCGTAGTAATAGTGGAGCGATTCTTACCATACAAGAGAGTAGAGGTTTACCTGATGAGATTACTGTGGAAATTAAGGGCACCACTTCTCAGGTTCAGATGGCTCAACTACTTATTCAG GAGTTCATTAGCACTCGGAAGGAACCAACACCAAGTGTGTGTGGGAAGATGGACTCGGGATTCAGTTCATATTCACAAGTAGCGGACACCAGCTACCCTTCATCTTCTTTTGCATCGCATCTAGGAGGGTATGGATCTTCAAGCTTAGGAGGGTATGGATCTCCCAGTGGGGGAGGTTATAGCAGCTACAGATTTTGA